GCGAGGTTCAGCGGTGCTGCTGATTGATGCCCATGCCCATATGAGTGATGAGGCTTTCGCTGCTGATCTCGAGGCGGTGCTTCAGGCAGCAGCTGAGGTGGGGGTGGAGGGGATTGTGACGGTCAGTGAAAACCTGGAGGAGGCCCAGAGGGTCCTGGATCTTGCCGAGCGGTTTCCCAGCATCAAACCCTGTACAGGGCTGTATCCCGACACCCTGGATCTCGAGCTCGCCGAGGCGATGGTAAGCTTTATCCGTGCCCACCGTGATCGGTTGGTGGGGATCGGCGAAGTAGGGCTGGATCATTGGGCCGTTAAGGAAGCCAAAGACTGGGAGATCCAGGAGCAAACGTTTATCAAGTTTATCGCTTTGTCTAAAGAGTTGGATCTGTCCTTGAATGTCCATTCCCGTTCTGCCGGAAGGCACACGGTTCGGTTCCTGCGGGAGCAGGGCGCGCAGAAGGTACTCCTACACGCTTTTGATGGGAAAGCCTCGGCGGCAATGGAGGGGATAGAGGCTGGCTACTACTTCTCGATCCCGCCCTCGGTAGTGCGATCCCAACAAAAACAGAAGCTGATTCGCCATCTCTCGCTCGACCGGCTTCTCCTCGAGACCGACTCACCTGTCCTCGGCCCCGATCCGGCCTGCAGGAACGAGCCGAAAAACGTGGTGATTTCCTGTCAGGCCATCGCCT
This Candidatus Methylomirabilota bacterium DNA region includes the following protein-coding sequences:
- a CDS encoding TatD family hydrolase, whose protein sequence is RGSAVLLIDAHAHMSDEAFAADLEAVLQAAAEVGVEGIVTVSENLEEAQRVLDLAERFPSIKPCTGLYPDTLDLELAEAMVSFIRAHRDRLVGIGEVGLDHWAVKEAKDWEIQEQTFIKFIALSKELDLSLNVHSRSAGRHTVRFLREQGAQKVLLHAFDGKASAAMEGIEAGYYFSIPPSVVRSQQKQKLIRHLSLDRLLLETDSPVLGPDPACRNEPKNVVISCQAIALAKDVSVEEVARVTSENAHRLFPKAFPSSGSS